In Spirosoma aureum, a single genomic region encodes these proteins:
- a CDS encoding response regulator encodes MQKSLFPILLVDDDPLVAEVLERAAKTNFPEASFIHITSFEDAKLYIDNLEGKGPKLVLLDIDLKDKVDGLDFLALLRAHPKGRLLPVVMLSARKTAKLVERAYIFGASSFTIKPFSYADWKTYLSNLRTYWFETVTLLEVRHEKEN; translated from the coding sequence ATGCAGAAATCGTTGTTTCCCATTCTACTCGTCGATGATGACCCGCTGGTTGCAGAAGTTCTTGAGCGAGCTGCCAAAACTAATTTTCCAGAGGCATCCTTCATTCACATCACTAGTTTCGAAGACGCCAAGTTATATATTGATAACCTGGAGGGAAAAGGTCCGAAACTCGTTTTGCTGGATATAGACTTAAAAGACAAGGTAGATGGGTTAGATTTTCTGGCCTTATTACGAGCCCACCCCAAAGGTCGTTTATTACCCGTGGTCATGCTATCGGCCCGTAAAACGGCTAAGTTAGTTGAGCGTGCTTACATATTTGGCGCTTCTTCCTTTACGATTAAGCCTTTTAGTTATGCCGACTGGAAAACCTATTTGAGTAACTTACGAACCTACTGGTTTGAGACCGTTACCCTGCTTGAGGTTAGACATGAAAAGGAAAATTAA
- a CDS encoding class I SAM-dependent methyltransferase, protein MKQAYTSAIDYGELLLGFRDVLTPPRSRIFIGAGDYKVVGQEFKRHFINIGGLKPQESVLDVGCGIGRMAVPLTNYLTAPGRYEGFDIVGHGIDWCLHNITPRFDNFNFQVADIYNSHYNPSGNYQAYNYRFPFDDNSFDFVFLTSVFTHMPVQEVDHYLSEISRVLKPGGRCFSTFFLLNDQSRRLMKTENSTYNFQYKLDGRYVFSLEDPDLGTAFDQFTIQTMLGRYGLSAQNFIYPGSWCGRRNTATFQDIVVAYKR, encoded by the coding sequence ATGAAACAGGCTTACACGAGCGCAATTGATTACGGCGAATTACTGCTGGGATTCCGTGATGTTTTGACTCCACCTCGTTCCAGAATTTTTATTGGCGCTGGAGATTATAAAGTAGTAGGCCAGGAGTTTAAACGACATTTTATTAACATCGGTGGATTAAAGCCACAAGAATCGGTATTAGATGTAGGTTGTGGTATTGGGCGGATGGCTGTTCCTTTGACCAATTATCTCACTGCCCCTGGTCGTTATGAAGGGTTCGATATAGTCGGGCATGGAATCGATTGGTGCTTACATAACATTACACCCCGCTTTGATAATTTCAATTTTCAAGTGGCAGATATCTACAACAGCCACTATAATCCATCGGGAAATTATCAGGCTTATAATTACCGATTTCCTTTCGACGATAACAGCTTCGATTTTGTTTTTCTGACTTCGGTTTTCACGCATATGCCCGTTCAGGAGGTTGACCATTATTTATCCGAAATCAGCCGGGTGCTTAAGCCGGGCGGGCGCTGTTTTTCGACCTTCTTTTTATTGAATGACCAATCGCGTCGACTTATGAAGACTGAAAATAGCACCTATAATTTTCAATATAAGTTAGATGGTCGGTATGTTTTTAGTTTAGAAGATCCGGATTTGGGTACAGCCTTCGACCAGTTTACCATACAGACTATGCTGGGGCGCTACGGCTTATCGGCTCAAAATTTTATCTATCCTGGCAGTTGGTGCGGACGAAGAAATACCGCTACTTTTCAGGATATTGTCGTCGCCTATAAACGATAA
- a CDS encoding arginine-tRNA-protein transferase, whose product MKGTKLDLCLSMGYFRMQQDIFTCHSVLFDNALYSVHWLRITLANVDYGTKQLRLLRSNEKFSVEVKPFVLTEELESLYSLYKSAINFDAPNSVESCLLDGDTYNAFDTYVIEVRDRNQLIAAGIFDNGSQSIAGIMNFYHPAYRKHSLGKYLMLQKINYARLQHKAYYYPGYLVSNYPKFDYKLFPCEAATEVFDSNRRSWLPFSWETITALLA is encoded by the coding sequence ATGAAAGGAACTAAGCTGGACTTGTGCCTGAGTATGGGGTATTTTCGGATGCAGCAGGACATTTTTACCTGCCACTCTGTGCTATTTGATAATGCGCTCTATTCGGTTCACTGGTTGCGTATTACGCTGGCAAATGTTGACTACGGAACAAAGCAACTTAGATTGCTTAGGAGTAATGAGAAATTTTCGGTCGAGGTCAAGCCTTTCGTTCTTACCGAAGAATTAGAATCGCTTTATTCGCTATATAAAAGTGCCATTAATTTTGACGCTCCCAATTCTGTAGAAAGCTGCTTGCTGGATGGCGATACATATAATGCATTTGATACGTATGTGATTGAAGTGCGGGATAGAAATCAGTTAATTGCAGCTGGGATCTTTGACAATGGCTCACAAAGTATTGCTGGCATTATGAACTTTTACCACCCTGCCTATCGAAAGCATAGCTTAGGTAAATACCTGATGCTACAGAAAATTAATTATGCCCGACTTCAGCATAAAGCTTACTACTACCCTGGTTACTTAGTTAGCAATTATCCTAAGTTCGATTATAAATTATTCCCTTGCGAAGCAGCAACCGAAGTATTTGATAGTAATAGGAGAAGCTGGCTACCTTTCTCGTGGGAAACAATAACTGCTTTATTAGCCTGA
- a CDS encoding serine hydrolase yields MKTFPISAASWLALIALLNACQPNAEVGKNGKTLDVAALADDIEARIKPDVMGYQIVVFADGSLRASRAGGNARQAADAPERKMGVGDKINVASVSKTVTAAALLHALNAKTISIDSPMWSYLPKHWPLHSSIKTITFRQLLAMRSGFPKNVLSDYGSLKAAMAVGATSSRLNFSYQNMNFALMRFLIPNVAGGYSMTPMPDNASVQKINEVEQKQAQEYTDAYMNYCQVNVFDKIGIAPNMACKPTDTNPALCYKWAAPNGKGTDWGDMSLTNGERGWNMSALQMATFMNALHNTYKILPKPVADAMRRDTLGYDNANILTNTGLKYIKKNGGYPASNNAGEVGAWLFGFENEVYVAVLVNSDPKPNTSVWTDVVAAFDEWYK; encoded by the coding sequence GTGAAAACGTTTCCTATTTCAGCAGCCAGTTGGCTTGCCCTGATTGCCTTACTCAACGCCTGCCAACCAAACGCCGAAGTTGGTAAAAATGGTAAAACGCTCGACGTAGCCGCTTTGGCCGACGATATTGAAGCGCGTATCAAACCCGACGTGATGGGCTACCAAATCGTCGTTTTTGCCGATGGCTCGCTGCGGGCCTCCCGTGCCGGGGGCAATGCCCGTCAGGCTGCCGACGCCCCCGAGCGTAAGATGGGTGTGGGCGACAAAATCAATGTAGCCAGCGTGAGCAAAACCGTGACGGCTGCGGCTCTATTGCACGCCCTTAACGCCAAAACCATCAGCATTGATTCGCCCATGTGGTCATACCTGCCTAAACACTGGCCACTGCACAGCAGCATCAAAACGATTACGTTTCGACAACTCCTGGCCATGCGAAGTGGCTTTCCCAAAAATGTCCTTTCTGACTATGGGTCGTTGAAGGCAGCCATGGCTGTAGGAGCTACATCGTCACGGCTGAACTTTAGTTACCAGAATATGAACTTTGCCCTCATGCGGTTCCTGATCCCGAATGTGGCTGGTGGTTATTCGATGACGCCGATGCCCGACAATGCATCAGTCCAGAAAATCAACGAAGTCGAGCAGAAGCAGGCGCAGGAATACACCGATGCCTATATGAACTACTGCCAGGTAAACGTGTTTGATAAGATTGGCATTGCCCCCAACATGGCCTGCAAACCCACTGACACGAACCCGGCTCTGTGCTACAAATGGGCTGCGCCCAACGGAAAGGGCACCGATTGGGGCGACATGAGCTTAACTAACGGTGAGCGCGGCTGGAATATGTCGGCTCTGCAAATGGCTACGTTCATGAATGCGCTTCATAATACCTACAAGATCCTACCCAAACCCGTGGCTGATGCTATGCGCCGGGACACACTTGGCTACGACAATGCTAACATTTTAACCAACACAGGACTTAAATATATCAAGAAAAACGGGGGTTACCCAGCTTCTAACAACGCTGGCGAAGTGGGAGCGTGGCTCTTTGGTTTCGAAAATGAAGTCTACGTGGCCGTATTGGTCAACTCCGATCCAAAGCCCAACACAAGCGTATGGACCGACGTGGTAGCGGCTTTCGACGAATGGTACAAGTAA
- the uvsE gene encoding UV DNA damage repair endonuclease UvsE — protein MTLTPSNSGYACINLSLQAEKITTNRGMIRKTFTERGIAYASELALKNVQDLLTVVDWNLKNGIRLFRISSDLFPWASEYHLSDLPDFSDIRETLEEIGSRPIRLTTHPGPFNKLAGEGKVLDNTIKDLEYQSEVFDLMGLEPSHWNKINIHVGGSYGDKMATMARFSQNFNLLSQNLRARLTVENDDRPSLYTVADLVLIYERTGIPIVFDYFHHSLNPGTQTEEEAFLTAYASWDVRPVFHFSDSRQEREDPKARREAHADWLYSPVNTYGKEVDIVFECKMKELALLRLRDGLSLGLI, from the coding sequence ATGACTCTTACACCATCAAACAGTGGGTATGCCTGTATCAATCTAAGCCTTCAGGCGGAAAAAATCACGACGAATCGGGGTATGATCCGAAAGACGTTTACCGAGCGGGGTATTGCCTATGCGTCTGAGCTTGCCTTAAAAAACGTTCAGGATTTATTGACAGTCGTAGACTGGAATCTTAAAAACGGCATCCGGCTATTCCGTATTTCGTCGGATTTGTTTCCCTGGGCGTCAGAATACCATCTTTCTGACCTACCCGATTTTTCCGACATCCGGGAAACTCTGGAAGAAATTGGCAGTCGCCCGATCCGATTAACGACACATCCCGGTCCGTTCAATAAATTGGCCGGTGAGGGGAAAGTTCTCGACAATACCATCAAAGACCTTGAATATCAATCGGAGGTATTCGATCTGATGGGTTTAGAACCCTCGCACTGGAACAAGATAAACATTCATGTGGGAGGTTCGTATGGCGACAAAATGGCAACGATGGCCCGTTTTTCTCAGAACTTCAATTTACTCTCTCAAAATCTGCGGGCTCGGCTAACCGTTGAGAACGACGATCGCCCAAGTCTGTATACAGTTGCCGATCTGGTGCTGATTTATGAACGTACCGGAATTCCGATTGTCTTCGATTATTTTCATCACTCGCTCAACCCCGGCACGCAAACCGAAGAAGAAGCCTTCCTGACAGCCTATGCTAGCTGGGATGTACGTCCTGTATTTCACTTTTCTGATTCCCGGCAGGAGCGTGAAGATCCTAAGGCCCGACGCGAAGCGCATGCCGATTGGCTCTACTCTCCGGTTAATACGTATGGTAAAGAGGTGGATATTGTTTTCGAGTGCAAAATGAAGGAACTGGCCTTGCTTCGGCTGCGGGATGGACTTTCTTTGGGGTTGATCTAG